The Candidatus Eisenbacteria bacterium genome includes a region encoding these proteins:
- a CDS encoding VWA domain-containing protein, producing the protein MRGRILRFVDSLRAEALPISVAETMDAIAAVGAAGIERPVLREALALTLVKDERDRPAFDALFDVAFPLGGDESEAKRRRRSKVAAGDGERPSGRARAGEAGGGRRREPAPETRPPAPSDVQRPEDAAMTGRRMVGMHRRELLRRPFRELGPRDVEEARDLVRELGARLRGRLSRRERRRRHGRLDIRRMLRAATSTGGVPLRIVRRGRRPHRPDLVALVDLSGSAAVASELCLGLVAPAAAFFRRVHTFAYVDRLCPVTIEHGHLTPGGPLDLYARSDFGRVLEELATREARLLTGQTLVLVLGDARNNRLPPRADLLRRIRDRVQRLVWLVPEPRVRWNTADSVIATYAPICDEVLECAHLGALLSALRRTL; encoded by the coding sequence ATGCGGGGTCGGATCCTCCGCTTCGTCGACAGCCTGCGCGCCGAGGCGCTGCCGATCTCGGTCGCCGAGACGATGGACGCGATCGCCGCCGTCGGAGCGGCCGGCATCGAGCGACCGGTCCTGCGCGAGGCCCTCGCGCTGACGCTGGTGAAGGACGAGCGGGATCGGCCGGCGTTCGACGCGCTCTTCGACGTGGCGTTCCCGCTCGGGGGCGACGAGTCGGAAGCGAAGCGACGCCGCCGGAGCAAGGTCGCGGCGGGCGACGGCGAGCGTCCGAGCGGGCGCGCACGCGCCGGCGAGGCAGGCGGCGGCCGCCGTCGCGAGCCGGCGCCCGAGACGCGCCCGCCCGCGCCGAGCGACGTGCAGCGGCCCGAGGACGCCGCGATGACCGGACGGCGCATGGTCGGGATGCACCGGCGTGAGCTGCTGCGCCGTCCGTTCCGCGAGCTCGGGCCGCGCGACGTCGAGGAGGCGCGCGATCTCGTCCGCGAGCTGGGTGCGCGCCTGCGCGGACGCCTCTCGCGACGCGAGCGCCGGCGACGTCACGGGCGGCTCGACATCCGGCGGATGCTGCGCGCAGCGACCTCGACCGGCGGCGTCCCGCTTCGGATCGTGCGGCGCGGCCGCCGCCCGCATCGCCCCGACCTCGTCGCGCTGGTCGACCTGTCCGGCTCGGCCGCCGTCGCGAGCGAGCTGTGCCTGGGTCTCGTCGCGCCCGCCGCAGCGTTCTTCCGGCGCGTCCACACGTTCGCGTACGTCGACCGCCTGTGCCCGGTCACGATCGAGCACGGACATCTCACGCCCGGCGGACCGCTCGATCTCTACGCGCGCTCGGACTTCGGGCGCGTGCTGGAGGAGCTGGCGACGCGCGAGGCGCGCCTGCTGACGGGACAGACGCTCGTCCTGGTTCTCGGCGACGCCCGCAACAACCGGCTGCCGCCGCGCGCGGACCTCTTGCGCCGCATCCGCGATCGCGTGCAGCGCCTCGTCTGGCTCGTCCCCGAGCCGCGCGTGCGCTGGAACACGGCCGACAGCGTGATCGCGACGTACGCGCCCATCTGTGACGAGGTGCTCGAGTGCGCGCACCTGGGCGCGCTTCTGTCGGCCCTGCGCCGGACGCTATGA